Below is a window of Candidatus Trichorickettsia mobilis DNA.
TATTACTCTTGATTTGAGAAACACTTTCCTGTAACGATGGCAGCTTCACATCTTTCTGTTGTTCAACTTTTACATTTGCACTTACATCTTGTTGTGTCTCAGATACAATTTTAGTTTGTTGTTGTTTTTTCTCTTTTGCTTCATTTAGCGCTTGCTCTAAAGGTTTAACCTCTCTTTCCTGTTGTTTTGCTAAATTATTCGCTAAACTATGATCTTGTGTTCTGTCTGGTGAACCAATAGATTTCTCTATTTCTTTGAGGCGCTCCTGAGATACAGCTTGGCATTTAGTTTGTTCTACTAACCACTCTTTAGCCCTTGGATCGATAGCACAGCTCTGGGCAGCCTCAGTCAATTTAGCACTAACAGTCTCAAGAGCTTTATCCCCCAATTGTCCGATAGTTTTTCCAGTAAGTTTTTCAACTGCAAGGTCTACACCTTTACCTGCCGTAGCACCTGCTAGTAGCACTGGTAATGACATTCCACCAGTCAACGCAGCTGAAGCTATGATACCTGCCGCAACACCAGCAGAGTTCATGTGTTCTCCAATATTTTTTCCTGTAAGTTTTTCGCTTACAACTTCTAACCCAACGCCCGCTGCTAAAGCCGTCACTGGTGGAATACCTGCTTGCATCCCAACGCCAGCAGTAATCAACGTTCCAACTCCCACTTTCTTTCCTACAACATGCCCAACTCCAGTACCTACCGCTCCCATCGCTAGTGCACATCCAGCATATATCCCAGCAGTAGCAGCTAAACCTACACCTCCAGTAAGAGCCGTGGCAGCAACAATGGCACCTGCTACCATAACACCGGCCACTACTCCTACTACCGCACCAGCAATTCTTCCCCACTTAGGACCAAGTTTAGCTTCCATGAAATCACTAACTTTGTGCCCCGCTTCTCTAACTTTATCAACAATTTTTGCTCCAACTCCAGCTAGACCGCCAATAATTTTTCCCGCCACTCCTTTTTGATACCAGGAAGGATTTTTCTGTTTTTCTATTTCTTGACTTTGTGTTTTTTGTTCTTCAATGGATTTTTTTTTCGTTGGTAACTTTTCCTTCACTATTAAATTCTTTTAGATCCCCTTTAGCCTCTTTAATATTTGCTTTAGCCAGGTTAGTAGCAGCATCGACTTCGGCTTTCTCCATATTAACTTTTGCTAATATAGCCTCCCTTAGATTAGCACTACGTATATTCGCACTCTCAAGAACAGCTGATGTAAGATCAGCTTTTTGACCATCAACACCTTCCATTATGGCCTTAGTAAAATCTGCACCTCTAGCTTTAGCACTAGTTAACTTAGCTCCGGTCATGTCAACGCCAGAAGCGTCCGCCTTATCTAATATTGCTTTATCTAAATTAGCGAACCTAGCCTTAACGCCTTCAAGATTTGCGCCAGTAAAATTACCAAATTCTGCATTAACTTTATCTAAAGTAGCTTTTTCAAAGTCAATTTGTTCTGCTTTAACTTTCTTTAAGATTGCTTCTGTTAAATCTGCGCCTTTAAGCTGAGTAAATCCTGCTAATTCAGATTCTGATAAATTAATACCCGGTGCTTTGATATCATTTAATAATGTATCTTGAAATTTTGCTTTTATTGCGTGCACGTCTTTCATTAGCGCATTAGAAAAGTCACTTTCAATAACTTTACAATTATTTAAAACTGCATTATTTAAGATTGCATGCTGAGCTTGCACTCTCTTCATATCAGCACCAGCAAGAGAGATACCCTCTAGATTAGCAAAATTAAAAGTAGCTTTATTGATTTCAACATTATCCCATTTGCCATTTTTAATATTAGCATAATCAAAATTGGTATTTTCAATTTGTGCAAATGCTCCATCGGAACGTGGCATGTGAGCTCGTTTAAAATCACTATCTTTGATAGTTGCAGCATTAAAATTAGTATTAAAAAAATTAGCATCTCTAGCAGTAGTATTGTTAAAAATTACTCCTTGCGTACGTGTTGAGCCATTTACTTCTATTCTTTTAAGACCAAGATCCGCTCCTTCAAAACTTGATCGACTAATATCAGCACCAGTGAAATTACATCCGCGTAAATCAGAGCCAGCAAAGCTTACACCATCTATTTTAGCATTGGTAAAATCAAGGCCGGATAAGTCGACTTTCCTTAATGAATTTGTGCTATCTGTATTACCTTTAGCAGAACAATCAGCAATATATTTTGTATTAGGATCTAATTCTTTTCCTTCTTTTGCTAGCTCCTCTTTTTTAATTTCTTTTGCAAAATCATTTAAAGATAATTCTGGTTGCGTCTTAATACGATCTAAGTAAGCAACAACATTTTCTCTAGATAATTCAACATACCCCTTTGGTTGATCTCGCTCCGCTTTACTTGAGCCTCTGATATAAGCTGGATCAAAATTATCTGATTGACTACTAAATACATTCTGAAAGCTTTTGTGCATTATGTATTCTTTTTCTGGAGGCTTAGCTCTCATTTCCTTTAACTCTGCACTTAACTTGTCATATTTTTTGTTTCCTGTGCTTGTTCCCGCGTAAGCCCAAGCAGTCTCTGTATAACTAAGTTTGCTGTATGCTTCCTTAACCTCTTGTTTTTTCTTGTTCAATAATTCCGTATATTCTTTATTTGGAAACCCTCCAGATTTTGCTTGCTCTAGCTCAACCACCAAATCATCATATCTCTTATTTCCTGTATCTACTCCAATTTTAACATACATAGCTTCTACATTAGTAAGATTTTTATAAGCTGCATTCAACGCTTGTTCTTTTTCTTTTACTAACTCTTGGTGTTCTATTGTACGAAACACATCAGCCTTAATATCAGCATATTGTCTACCTAAAGCAGAAGTGGTATTAAATTTAATACCTTCAACTCGATTACCCATGCCCAGCTGATGATAATCCTTGTATTCACTGCTAAATTTACATGTTGCTAAATCGGCACCACGAAAATCTATATTTTTTATGGTATTATTTCCTTTAAAATTAGCATTAGTTAAGTCGGTATCACAAAATACAGCATCTGTCAGATCACAGTTAGTGAAGCTGGTATTTTTGATAACACTGCCACTAAAATCCGCTCCTTTTAGGTCAAGCAAAGAACTTACTGCTGTTCCATCCTTGTATTCCCTATCAAATTCCATACCAGATAGATCTGCCACTACTACAGTATTTGAGCCTTTGTGAGCGCTATTTTCTTTTAGATAGTCATTTAAAGTTATATTTGAATTTTCTTTCAACGCTTGCTGTTGTGCTTGAACATAATTTTTGATCTCATCTAAAGTTGGTTTATACGCCTCTATTTTAACATTTAAATCAAGTTTCAATGATTCATCAGATTTAGCCATATTGTACTTTCTATATTAAGTTAAGAATACCAAAGCAAAATGGTACTTGATTGTCAGACAAATCACAATTTTGGTTAATGAAATATTATAATAAATTTTGTGATATATGGTAAAATAACCTTGTAGGCGTAGAATTTTTAATTTTATTTTGATAATTTTTGTAAACCTGAAAAATTCGAGAGTGTTCGCGGAAACATGACTTACTTAGTAGCGGCATTTTCGAATAATAAAATGCAGAAAATATGGCGAGTTGCTTGAGGAAGATAAGGCTGCTAAAATTGCTCTAACAACTATCATGCGTAAAATGATTGTTTGTTTAAATACCATGGTAAAAAACAACAAATTATATGAAATATATAGATTTTACTCTTGACTCCAAGACAGTAGATTGCAATAAGAGCAAAGCCCCTTCGCAATAGTTACACTATTTCTAAGTTATGCAAGATGTCTATTAAGACAAGTACCACGAATATAAGGAAGTCTAATGTCGTTATCTGAAATTTGTATAAAAAGACCAGTATTTGCTACAGTTTTAAGCTTAGTTATTATTACTTTAGGCATCATATTTTTTACTAAACTGCAAATTAGAGGTATGCCGGATATTGATCCACCGATTATTACAGTAATTGCAAATTATGAAGGTGCAAACGCACTATACATGGAACAACAGGTTACCACCAGGATTGAAAAAGCTTTGAAAACGGTTAAGGATATTGATTTTATTAGCTCTCAAAGCTCAGTGGGTGAAAGTATAATTACTTTATCTTTTAACTTATCAGCTGATATTGAAGTGGCACTTAATGATGTACGTTCAAAAGTTTCGGATATCAGCAATTTATTACCGGAAGATATGAAGGCACCAGCGGTAGCTAAAATGGATTCTGATAATTTTCCGAGTTTGTGGTTAAGTGTTAATAGCGACCAATATGACCAGCTAGAACTTACTAAAATTACTGAAGACCGGATTCGAAGCGTTTTGGAGCGTTTGCCTAGCGTTGGTCGAATAGTCATGCACGGCGCAAAATATTATACTATGCGTATAGAGCCTGATTTTGTACAAATGTACCAACATCAAATCGCTCCAAGTGATATTGTCGATGCAGTCACTAAGCAAAATAAAGATTACCCGGCTGGAGTGATTAAAACTGAGGTTCGCGATTTTATTGTTAAGTTGAACGGTAGATTAAGTTTAGCGCAAGAATTTGAGAATATAATCTTAAAGAGTGATAATAATAACCTATTGAAGTTGAATAATGTCGCTAAGGTACATTTGGCACCAGATGAAAATGATACTATATTACGATATAATGGTAGTAGGTCAATGGCTATTGGAATTGTAAAACAATCAAAGGCTAATGAGATCGAGTTATCTAATGATGTTCGTACTGCTTTACAG
It encodes the following:
- a CDS encoding pentapeptide repeat-containing protein, which translates into the protein MAKSDESLKLDLNVKIEAYKPTLDEIKNYVQAQQQALKENSNITLNDYLKENSAHKGSNTVVVADLSGMEFDREYKDGTAVSSLLDLKGADFSGSVIKNTSFTNCDLTDAVFCDTDLTNANFKGNNTIKNIDFRGADLATCKFSSEYKDYHQLGMGNRVEGIKFNTTSALGRQYADIKADVFRTIEHQELVKEKEQALNAAYKNLTNVEAMYVKIGVDTGNKRYDDLVVELEQAKSGGFPNKEYTELLNKKKQEVKEAYSKLSYTETAWAYAGTSTGNKKYDKLSAELKEMRAKPPEKEYIMHKSFQNVFSSQSDNFDPAYIRGSSKAERDQPKGYVELSRENVVAYLDRIKTQPELSLNDFAKEIKKEELAKEGKELDPNTKYIADCSAKGNTDSTNSLRKVDLSGLDFTNAKIDGVSFAGSDLRGCNFTGADISRSSFEGADLGLKRIEVNGSTRTQGVIFNNTTARDANFFNTNFNAATIKDSDFKRAHMPRSDGAFAQIENTNFDYANIKNGKWDNVEINKATFNFANLEGISLAGADMKRVQAQHAILNNAVLNNCKVIESDFSNALMKDVHAIKAKFQDTLLNDIKAPGINLSESELAGFTQLKGADLTEAILKKVKAEQIDFEKATLDKVNAEFGNFTGANLEGVKARFANLDKAILDKADASGVDMTGAKLTSAKARGADFTKAIMEGVDGQKADLTSAVLESANIRSANLREAILAKVNMEKAEVDAATNLAKANIKEAKGDLKEFNSEGKVTNEKKIH